The genomic region CACGGGAGCGGGGGGAACGGTGAGGCTGAGTGCGTCGGAGTTGAGGGTAACCGACGGCGCCCGCATCGATGTCAAAAATGACGGAACGGGTAATGGCGGTCAATTAGAGATTGTCGTCGGTAACTTGCTATTGCGCGATCGCGGTTCCCTCTCGGCGACGACGACCTCCGGAGAAGGGGGCAATATCGAAATTGCCGTCGCGGGTAGGTTGCAACTGCAAGGGGGTAGCACGATCGCCACGAGTGCCGGGGGAACGGGGAATGGGGGCAATCTGCGGCTGTCCTCCCCAACGATCGCCGCATTGGGCAATAGCGATCTTGTCGCCAATGCGGTCGCCGGACGCGGGGGGAATATCGCGATCGATACCCAGGGGTTGTTTGGGATCGAGTTTCGCGACCGACCGACGCCCCAAAGCGATATTACGGCGAGTTCTCAATTCGGTCTTTCCGGAACGGTGACCCTCGCCAATCCGGAAGTAAACGATCCGTCGAAATTAGTCGATTTACCGACGGGGATCGTCGAGCCGCGCGATCGTCTCGTCACCGGGTGCAGCCCCGGGGAGAATCGCTTTACCGTGACCGGACGCGGCGGTTTGCCGTTCGGTCCCGACGCGGTGGGAGCGAGCGATCGCCCCTGGCAAGATTTGCAAGATTTCAGCGATTCTTCCTCCTCTTTTCACTCGGACTCTTCCCCGACGATCGCCCGGGGACACTCACGAGGGATCCGGGTACCGGATGGCGATCGCTTAGAAGAAGCCAAAGGATGGGTCAAAGATCGGTCGGGAACCGTTCATTTACTGGTCGATCGGGTAGATAGGAGTCCCTTCGCAACGGGCGATCGCCCCGAAACCTGTGGTAATTTAACAATAGAAAGTTTCCGTTTCTAATTGATGGAAAATGAGAGCATTTAATCGATCGCAAAAAAATAAAGAGTTTGTAAAAAATCGGTACATTTGCCATCAAACTTTGAAAAAGTTTTAAGGTTGACGAACCGATCGAGATCGGAGCGAAAAAAAGAGAAATGTTTCGACTTAATAGCAACTGCCTGTGCTCCACCCGGGGGAACGCGGGCTTGTGGGATCGTCGTCCGACCTGTCGGGAGGTTAAAACTAGCGATCGCCTGCGTTCGCTACCGCGATCGGTTCGTTCTTTTATTCGATTAGCCGTGTTGAGCGGCTTGCTCGTGGCGATCGCCCTTCCGGCGGCAGTCAGACCGTTGCACGCCCGAGGGGTGCAGCCTGCGGAAACAGTGGCGCTCCCCACTGCCGAGGGAGAAAGCAATCCGTTACAAGCAGGACGCCGCCTCTACGATGCGGGACGGGTGTTTGAGGCGACCCAACTTTGGGAAAGAGCGGCGCGCGATTATGCGGCGAGGGGCGATCGCCTCAACCAGGCCCTGAGTCAGAATTATTTGGGAGTAGCTTACCAGCAGTTGGGAGCGTGGGAGCGATCGCGATCGGCGATCGATACCAGCTTGGAGGTCCTGGGCGCCGAAAACCAGCTCGACCGCCGGGGTAATGCGATTCTCGCTCAAGCGCTCAATACCCTCGGCAACTGGCAACTGGCGCGGGGCCAAACCGAGGAAGCCCTCGAAACCTGGCGTCAAGCGCAAAGCGCCTACGAACGCGCCGAAAACCAAACGGGAACGATCGGCAGTCAAATTAATCAAGCCCAAGCCTTGCAAGCCCTGGGGCAGTACCGCCGCGCTCGGGCGCGCTTGGAAGAACTGGTCGAGAGCGTCCGAGGACAACCGGATTCGTCCTTAAAGGCCGATGCCTTGCACAGTTTGGGGATCGCCCTGCAAATGACCGGGGAATTGGAAGCCTCGAAAGCCGCTCTAGAAAACAGTTGGGCGATCGCGGAGCGCTTGGGCGATCGCGCTACCCTCAGTCAAAGTCTGCTCGGAATCGGCAATATCGCCCGGGATTTAGACCGCGACGAGGTCGCCCGGGCCTACTATCGCGAAGCGGCGAAGCAAGCGCCGGACGAGTTGAGTATCGTACAAGCTCGCCTCAACGAATTAAATTTGAACGTTCGGGGAGAGCGTTGGGCCGAGGCGATCGCCCTGGTGCCGGAGATCGAGCGCCGATTGGCGAATTTGAGTCCGTCGCGCCCGTCAATTTACGCCCGGGTCAACCTCGCCGCCCATTGGCTCCAAATCGACGAACAGCAGCCCCAAACGGCGGCGCGAAGCCAAATTGCCGAGCTGCTGGCCACGGCGATCGCTCAAGCCCAGGAAATTGGAGACGAACGCGCCCAAGCCCACGCCCGTTACCAACTCGGGCAACTCTACGAACGCAACGGACAACTGGAACAAGCCCGTCACCTGACCGAACAAGCCCTGACCCTGGCCGATCCCCTGGAAGCGGAAGATATCGAAGCGCGCGCCGCGTGGCAGTTGGGACGGCTCTGGGTGCGAGAGGGACGGCGCGATCGCGCGATCGCCGCCTATGAAGATGCGTTCGAGACCTTGCAAACCCTGCGCGCCGATTTGGTGTCGGTCAATACCGACGTGCAATTTAATTTTCAAGAAAGCGTCGAACCCCTGTATCGGGAGTTTGTCAGCTTGTTACTCGCACCGGATGCCCCGCAAGAGTACCTCGTGCGAGCGCGCGAAGTGATGGAAGCATTGCAACTGGCGGAACTCGATAACTTTTTCCGCGATAGTTGCTTGGAGACCAAACCGACCCAAATCGACCGGATCGACCCGGAAGCGGCGGCGATTTATCCGATCGTGCTCGCAGATCGCCTCGAAGTCATCGTTTCGATTCCCAATCGTCCCCTGAGCCACTACGCTACAACCTTGAGCCGCGATCGCGTCGAGCAGACCTTGCAACAACTCTACATGTCTTTATTCTTGGGCTATTCTGGGAACGAGCGGTTGCAATGGTCGCGCCAAGTTTACGACTGGCTGATCCGCCCCGCCGTTGACGAACTCGACGCCGCCGGGATTAAAACCCTCGTTTTCGTTCTCGACGGCTGGTTTCGGAATGTGCCGATGGGCGCACTCTACGACGGTCAGCAGTATCTCGTCGAGCGCTACGGCGTGGCGCTCTCCCCGGGATTGCAACTGTTTCCCGAAGGACTCAAACGCAGCGATTTGAACGTGTTGGCCGTCGGACTGACCGAAGCGCGACAGGGATTTTCGGCGTTGCCGGGAGTGGAACGGGAAGTGCGACAAATTGAATCCGATCTCAAATCGGAAGTTTTGCTCGATCGCCAATTTACCCGGGAGAATTTCCAACAGTGGGTCAATGCCAAATCGTTTCGCGTCGTCCATTTAGCCACTCACGGACAATTCAGTTCCCGTCCGGAAGAGACGTTCTTGCTGACTTGGAACGATCGCATCGACGTTAAAGCGTTCGAGCGCTTGTTGGAAAATCGCGAGCAAGCCGAATTTTATCCGATCGACCTGCTCGTTCTCAGTGCCTGTCAAACGGCGTCGGGAGACAAACGCGCCACCCTCGGATTGGCCGGATTTGCCTTGCGTTCCGGGGCGCGCAGCACCTTGGCGACCTTGTGGTCCGTCAGCGATCGCTCGACTGCCGAGTTAATGGGGTACTTCTACGACTTTCTCGCTCGCGAGGATCTCAAGCTCAGTAAAGCTGAAGCCTTGCGTCGGGCGCAATTGCGGCTGATTCAGGATCCGCAATACAACCATCCCTATTTTTGGGCGCCGTTCGTCTTAGTCGGGAATTGGTTGTAACGGCGATCGGGTAAGGGCGATCGTTCTGGGGAATACTGACAATAAACCCGCTTGGGGCAAAGGATTCGCACTCTATCCCCCGGCTCTTGCGGGTGGGCTCTAACCCAACAGTTCGGATTGTATAGCGGGAGGGAATATGGACGAGTTAGATTATATTCAACCGGATTTTCGGTGAAAACAGTTACCGAGTAACCCTCGGCTCGCTTATTTTTTAAATCCCGCTATATCGACCCGAATCCCCGTTCGTTTTCTCACATATCTTTCAAAGGATTGAGCTATGAAGCGATTGAAACTGTATTTTTCCTACCCTTTACTCCTTTTCAGTGTGGCGGGTAGTCTCCTCTGGCTCGCTGCCGCCAGCGAAGCCGCCCGGGCGGGCGATCGCCACGCCCCCAGCGACTGGTCGGCTCCCAGCCGAGGGCAAATCAGCTTAAACTTCCAACCCCCCGGCGATGCGGCGCCTTTGGATACCACCGGAGGCGGCACGCGCGGCACGGTTAATTTTAAACCCCCCGGCGATGCGGCGCCTGCCAACTCCCTCGGCGGCGGCACCCGAGGGAATATCAACTTCCAAGCTCCCGGCGATGCGGCTCCGAATAACAGCGCTTCCGGCGGGACGCGCGGAAATGTGGGTTTCCAAGCTCCCGGCGATGCGGCTCCGAATAACAGCGCTTCCGGCGGGACGCGCGGAAATGTGGGTTTCCAAGCTCCCGGCGATGCGGCTCCGAATAACAGCGCTTCCGGCGGGACGCGCGGAAATGTGGGCTTTGAGGCGCCGGGAGAAGCCGCCCCAAGTAACAGCGCTTCCGGCGGGACGCGCGGAAATGTGGGCTTTGAGCCGCCGGGAGAAGGCGCCCCGAGTAACAGCGTATCCGGCGGCACTCGGAGTGAAGCCTTGGCGGAGGTCAAGCCCTTGTTGCCGTCTACACAACACGGACGCACGGTTTCGGCGCGTCCGACTATCTTCGTATACGTGCCGCCTACCGACGCGCGCCAAGTGTTTTTCAGCTTGCAAGACCAATATCGTAACCATCACTATCAAACCGTCGTCGAAATTTCCGGGCGGGGAGGAATTGTGAGCGTGACTTTACCGGAAGACGCACCGGAATTGGAAATCGGCAAAGACTACGTGTGGTTTTTTGCCCCGATTCAACCGGGAGAACCACTCGGACCCGATACGTACAAAGTGACCGGATGGGTCAAACGGGTGGAGTCCCCGAGTTCGGAAAACGCCAGGGTGAGTGCCAACCCCATGCAGCAGGCGACGACCTACGCGGAGTCGGGGATTTGGTACGATACCCTGTCGGTGTTGGCGGCGGCGAAACAAGCTCAACCGGAGGAGGCAACCTGGGTTGAGGAGTGGCACGACTTGCTCGAACAGGTGGGTTTGGAGGCGATCGCCTCTCAACCTTTCAGCGATCGGTTGTAGTTATCCTCAAAGCTAGATGTGGCAGCAGGCGAGAGACCGAATCGAACAGTTACCGAAAGGGTTCGGCCCTTGGCTCAAACAATGGCGGGGAGTCTTGACCCTCGCCCCGGTGGTCGCCGCCAGCGCGATTGGCGGCAACCTCCTCGGGGTGTTTCAGCTATTGGAATGGGCTACTCTCGACAGTTTCGTGCTGTTGCGTCCGCAAGAGGCACTCGACTCGCGGATCGTCATTGTCACGATCTCCGAAGAAGATATTACTCGGGTCGGACAGTGGCCCGCGAGCGATCGGGTTCTGACCCGCGCCATGAGTCACATTGCGGCACAAAATCCGACGGCGATCGGTCTCGACCTCTATCGCGATTTACCTGTCGAACCGGGTCACGACGAATGGGTCGAACTGATCGAATCGACCCCCAATTTAATCGGCATTCAAAAAGTGGCGGGAAACCCGGTGGCGCCGCCGCCGAACCTCAAAGATGCCGGACAAGTGGCGGCGTCGGATTTGATTTTGGATGCGGACGGGAAAGTGCGACGGGGTTTGATTTTAATCGGGACGGAAAGCGGCGAATTTCTCGAAGGACTCGGGGCGAAATTGGCGCTGATGTATCTGGAACGGTCCGGTCTCGAACTCGAAACGGTAGACGCGGAGAATAATATTTATCGTCTCGGT from Oxynema aestuarii AP17 harbors:
- a CDS encoding CHAT domain-containing protein gives rise to the protein MFRLNSNCLCSTRGNAGLWDRRPTCREVKTSDRLRSLPRSVRSFIRLAVLSGLLVAIALPAAVRPLHARGVQPAETVALPTAEGESNPLQAGRRLYDAGRVFEATQLWERAARDYAARGDRLNQALSQNYLGVAYQQLGAWERSRSAIDTSLEVLGAENQLDRRGNAILAQALNTLGNWQLARGQTEEALETWRQAQSAYERAENQTGTIGSQINQAQALQALGQYRRARARLEELVESVRGQPDSSLKADALHSLGIALQMTGELEASKAALENSWAIAERLGDRATLSQSLLGIGNIARDLDRDEVARAYYREAAKQAPDELSIVQARLNELNLNVRGERWAEAIALVPEIERRLANLSPSRPSIYARVNLAAHWLQIDEQQPQTAARSQIAELLATAIAQAQEIGDERAQAHARYQLGQLYERNGQLEQARHLTEQALTLADPLEAEDIEARAAWQLGRLWVREGRRDRAIAAYEDAFETLQTLRADLVSVNTDVQFNFQESVEPLYREFVSLLLAPDAPQEYLVRAREVMEALQLAELDNFFRDSCLETKPTQIDRIDPEAAAIYPIVLADRLEVIVSIPNRPLSHYATTLSRDRVEQTLQQLYMSLFLGYSGNERLQWSRQVYDWLIRPAVDELDAAGIKTLVFVLDGWFRNVPMGALYDGQQYLVERYGVALSPGLQLFPEGLKRSDLNVLAVGLTEARQGFSALPGVEREVRQIESDLKSEVLLDRQFTRENFQQWVNAKSFRVVHLATHGQFSSRPEETFLLTWNDRIDVKAFERLLENREQAEFYPIDLLVLSACQTASGDKRATLGLAGFALRSGARSTLATLWSVSDRSTAELMGYFYDFLAREDLKLSKAEALRRAQLRLIQDPQYNHPYFWAPFVLVGNWL
- a CDS encoding DUF928 domain-containing protein; amino-acid sequence: MKRLKLYFSYPLLLFSVAGSLLWLAAASEAARAGDRHAPSDWSAPSRGQISLNFQPPGDAAPLDTTGGGTRGTVNFKPPGDAAPANSLGGGTRGNINFQAPGDAAPNNSASGGTRGNVGFQAPGDAAPNNSASGGTRGNVGFQAPGDAAPNNSASGGTRGNVGFEAPGEAAPSNSASGGTRGNVGFEPPGEGAPSNSVSGGTRSEALAEVKPLLPSTQHGRTVSARPTIFVYVPPTDARQVFFSLQDQYRNHHYQTVVEISGRGGIVSVTLPEDAPELEIGKDYVWFFAPIQPGEPLGPDTYKVTGWVKRVESPSSENARVSANPMQQATTYAESGIWYDTLSVLAAAKQAQPEEATWVEEWHDLLEQVGLEAIASQPFSDRL